In Candidatus Eisenbacteria bacterium, the following are encoded in one genomic region:
- a CDS encoding aminoacyl-tRNA hydrolase, with protein sequence MRVVVGLGNPGERFARTRHNVAWRVLDELAARGGALGSEESPVYRARRVRLHGHEGVLMQPLTFMNLSGEAIREWQDRHGLQAGELLVVSDDVYLPLGRLRLRAGGSSGGHRGLESIESAVGHREYARLRVGVGAADSSAELKQHVLEEFAPEDAPAMQEAVRRAADAVECWLAEGAPAAMNRFNRRVSREDSES encoded by the coding sequence GTGCGGGTCGTGGTCGGGCTGGGCAATCCGGGCGAGCGCTTCGCGCGCACGCGGCACAACGTGGCGTGGCGGGTGCTCGACGAGCTGGCGGCTCGCGGCGGGGCGCTGGGCTCCGAGGAGAGCCCGGTCTACCGCGCGCGGCGGGTGCGCCTGCACGGGCACGAGGGAGTGCTGATGCAACCGCTCACGTTCATGAACCTGAGCGGGGAAGCGATACGGGAGTGGCAGGACCGGCACGGGCTGCAGGCCGGCGAACTGCTGGTCGTTTCGGACGACGTCTACCTGCCGCTCGGCAGGCTGCGCCTGCGGGCGGGCGGATCGAGCGGCGGGCACCGCGGACTCGAGAGCATCGAGTCGGCGGTCGGGCACCGCGAGTACGCGCGGCTGCGCGTGGGCGTCGGGGCCGCCGACAGCAGCGCGGAACTGAAGCAGCACGTGCTGGAGGAGTTCGCGCCGGAGGACGCGCCGGCGATGCAGGAGGCGGTGCGCCGAGCGGCGGACGCCGTGGAGTGCTGGCTGGCGGAAGGCGCGCCGGCGGCGATGAACCGGTTCAATCGCAGGGTCAGCAGGGAGGATTCCGAGTCGTGA
- the rpsF gene encoding 30S ribosomal protein S6, whose amino-acid sequence MTKYETVYILEPGYDEARAAEESARVSGWIKDLGGEVVEVQKWGKRRLAYEIERKRDGVYTLVVWSGAGPMVKEIERRLRLNESVMRVLTTVYVPPELSQGVPEGEAVAAGAEADDSE is encoded by the coding sequence GTGACCAAGTACGAAACCGTCTACATCCTCGAGCCCGGGTACGACGAAGCCCGCGCCGCCGAGGAATCGGCCAGGGTGTCCGGCTGGATCAAGGATCTGGGCGGCGAAGTGGTCGAAGTCCAGAAGTGGGGCAAGCGCCGGCTCGCCTACGAAATCGAGCGCAAGCGCGATGGCGTGTACACGCTCGTCGTGTGGAGCGGCGCCGGCCCGATGGTGAAGGAGATCGAGCGCCGGCTGCGCCTGAACGAGAGCGTCATGCGCGTGCTCACCACCGTGTACGTCCCGCCGGAGCTGTCGCAGGGCGTGCCCGAGGGCGAGGCCGTGGCGGCGGGCGCCGAAGCGGACGACAGCGAATAG
- the ssb gene encoding single-stranded DNA-binding protein produces the protein MAELRLPEINRVTLGGRLTRDPDKRYAQDGTTVCSFTLAFHRRYRSRQGSWEEHTGFVTVMCYQRLAEVCAQYLRTGSPVLVEGRLQMREWATARGEKRQSLEVRAESVHFLEKASADAAGPPTGGPTEDPTS, from the coding sequence ATGGCCGAACTGAGACTCCCGGAAATCAACCGGGTGACCCTGGGCGGTCGGCTCACCCGCGATCCCGACAAGCGTTACGCACAGGACGGCACGACGGTCTGCAGTTTCACGCTGGCCTTCCACCGCCGCTACCGCTCGCGCCAGGGATCGTGGGAGGAGCACACGGGGTTCGTGACGGTGATGTGTTACCAGCGCCTCGCGGAGGTCTGCGCGCAGTACCTGCGCACGGGCAGCCCGGTGCTGGTCGAAGGAAGGCTGCAGATGCGGGAGTGGGCGACGGCGAGGGGCGAGAAGCGGCAAAGCCTCGAGGTCCGCGCCGAATCGGTCCACTTCCTCGAGAAGGCCTCCGCCGACGCGGCCGGTCCGCCGACCGGGGGCCCCACCGAGGATCCAACCTCATAA
- a CDS encoding 30S ribosomal protein S18: protein MAKERESKGKSLKKKYCKLCLEKVGFVDYKDEKRLGRFVTDRGKIVPRRVSGTCSMHQKQLTTAIKRARVLALLPFTSDFYR from the coding sequence ATGGCCAAGGAACGTGAGAGCAAGGGCAAGAGCCTGAAGAAGAAGTACTGCAAGCTGTGCCTCGAGAAGGTCGGCTTCGTGGACTACAAGGACGAGAAGCGGCTCGGCCGTTTCGTGACCGATCGCGGCAAGATCGTGCCGCGGCGCGTGTCCGGAACGTGTTCGATGCACCAGAAGCAGCTGACGACCGCGATCAAGCGGGCGCGCGTTCTGGCGCTGCTGCCGTTCACCAGTGACTTCTATCGCTGA
- a CDS encoding DUF2232 domain-containing protein — MTSIAEAARGARPLAWVRVVTLTLLLLFGGLGSTGSWGAMWLLVPAAVATGLLLAWRFGPVALALPAVLAVASAALAFAGKAGLPLWTTAWVPLGAAVGTWMGLHEEGGGAGLGERAWMHVPLLALAALLPVAPGFEAAMGRFDAVLKVQQESLLRTSQTAKWPAELRAEMQRKLQSPPEVRRRELLFLVPNTLFLWAVLLVAAGRSLAARAATILGWPELSRSPLRAWRMPDAALAPLLAGLALVVFAGRTWHPVAAVLLLQSALGYSVQGFAVVESVLRARGMAPALVTLTLVFVIAVSLFWALPALAVVGLSDVWLDYRRLEPSPEREA; from the coding sequence GTGACTTCTATCGCTGAAGCCGCGCGCGGGGCGCGCCCGCTCGCCTGGGTGCGCGTCGTGACGCTGACGCTGCTGCTGCTGTTCGGCGGTCTCGGCTCGACCGGGAGCTGGGGAGCGATGTGGCTGCTCGTGCCGGCGGCGGTGGCCACGGGGCTGCTGCTCGCGTGGCGCTTCGGCCCGGTGGCGCTGGCGCTGCCGGCGGTGCTGGCCGTGGCTTCGGCCGCGCTGGCGTTCGCGGGCAAGGCGGGGCTGCCGCTGTGGACGACGGCCTGGGTGCCGCTCGGCGCGGCGGTCGGGACGTGGATGGGGCTGCACGAGGAAGGGGGGGGAGCCGGACTCGGGGAGCGGGCGTGGATGCACGTGCCGCTGCTGGCGCTGGCGGCGCTGCTGCCGGTCGCGCCGGGCTTCGAGGCGGCGATGGGGCGGTTCGACGCGGTGCTCAAGGTCCAGCAGGAGTCGCTGCTGCGCACCTCGCAGACCGCGAAATGGCCGGCCGAACTGCGCGCGGAAATGCAGCGCAAGCTGCAGAGTCCGCCGGAGGTGCGGCGGCGGGAGTTGCTGTTCCTGGTGCCGAACACGCTGTTCCTGTGGGCCGTGCTGCTCGTCGCGGCCGGACGATCGCTCGCCGCGCGCGCGGCCACGATCCTCGGCTGGCCCGAGCTGTCCCGCTCGCCGTTGCGGGCCTGGCGGATGCCGGACGCCGCGCTCGCCCCGCTGCTCGCGGGCCTGGCGCTGGTGGTGTTCGCCGGCCGGACCTGGCATCCGGTGGCGGCGGTGCTGCTGCTGCAGTCGGCGCTCGGATATAGTGTGCAGGGATTCGCGGTCGTGGAGTCGGTGCTGCGCGCGCGCGGCATGGCCCCCGCCCTCGTGACGTTGACGCTGGTGTTCGTGATCGCCGTGAGCCTGTTCTGGGCGCTCCCGGCGCTCGCCGTGGTCGGATTGAGCGACGTGTGGCTCGACTACCGCAGACTGGAGCCCTCCCCCGAACGGGAGGCGTAG
- a CDS encoding 50S ribosomal protein L9, translating into MEVILLEDMKGVGAKGATVNVKPGFARNYLLPRRLAIPTGTKAANLYQELERQKSAQADKLIAAARIEAARLDGFQVNIPAQANEEDTLFGSITNTDVASALEAAGHAVDKRRIEMDEHIKQLGNYDVLVRYYGGVTATVKVWVVRA; encoded by the coding sequence ATGGAAGTCATCCTGCTCGAAGACATGAAGGGCGTCGGCGCCAAGGGCGCGACCGTGAACGTGAAGCCGGGCTTCGCGCGCAACTACCTGCTGCCGCGCCGGCTCGCGATCCCGACCGGCACCAAGGCCGCGAACCTGTACCAGGAGCTGGAGCGGCAGAAGTCGGCGCAGGCCGACAAGCTGATCGCGGCGGCCAGGATCGAAGCGGCCCGGCTCGACGGCTTCCAGGTCAACATTCCGGCGCAGGCGAACGAAGAGGACACGCTGTTCGGCTCGATCACCAACACCGACGTCGCCAGCGCGCTCGAAGCCGCGGGCCATGCCGTGGACAAGCGCCGCATCGAGATGGACGAGCACATCAAGCAGCTCGGCAACTACGACGTCCTCGTGCGCTACTACGGCGGCGTGACGGCCACCGTGAAGGTCTGGGTGGTGCGGGCATGA
- a CDS encoding peptidyl-prolyl cis-trans isomerase yields the protein MKRPRLIAILLLMLLVGASATLAAPAKKSRATKPAAPNDSDAVLVRIGGDVITRRTLADRLAEIPDQYRATYSTPEGRQQLLDRMVEERLWLQDAEANGIEKREAIVHQLAQQRRDLLIRTRINELMATNPAPSDSDAKAYYEANLAEFRTPASVTMRHIQLKTEAEARKVLALAKARGADWNKLVTTWTQDTLTRANGGNLGSVTREGTFSGLGAQPALAESAMALGEGGIGGPWRTDRGWHVVKVDSYRPEGTRPFEQVRTFILRQLTQQKQQGFYQAELAKVRARVGVKTDSAAVHSFLITKKSAREMFTEAQSAGGPEQRIAAYQGVVDAWPEADLAPQAAFMIGFIYSEELKNYDKAEKAFRELLAKYPKSELAASAQWMVEHMRTEEAPNFNLTGADSTAAAAVKGSK from the coding sequence ATGAAGCGGCCGCGGCTCATCGCGATCCTGTTGCTGATGCTGCTGGTGGGCGCCAGCGCGACGCTGGCGGCCCCGGCGAAGAAGAGCCGCGCGACGAAGCCGGCGGCTCCGAACGATTCCGACGCCGTGCTGGTGAGAATCGGCGGCGACGTCATCACCCGGCGCACGCTGGCCGACCGACTGGCGGAGATTCCCGACCAGTACCGGGCGACCTATTCCACCCCGGAAGGCCGCCAGCAACTGCTCGACCGCATGGTCGAGGAGCGGCTGTGGCTGCAGGACGCCGAGGCGAACGGCATCGAGAAGCGCGAGGCGATCGTGCACCAGCTCGCGCAGCAGCGCCGCGACCTGCTGATCCGCACGCGCATCAACGAGCTGATGGCGACGAACCCCGCGCCCAGCGACTCGGATGCGAAGGCGTATTACGAGGCGAACCTCGCCGAGTTCCGCACCCCCGCCTCGGTGACGATGCGGCACATCCAGCTCAAGACCGAGGCCGAGGCGCGCAAGGTGCTCGCTCTGGCGAAGGCCAGGGGCGCGGACTGGAACAAGCTCGTCACGACCTGGACGCAGGACACGCTCACCCGCGCGAACGGCGGCAACCTGGGTTCGGTCACCCGCGAGGGCACGTTCTCGGGACTGGGCGCGCAGCCGGCGCTGGCCGAGTCCGCGATGGCGCTCGGCGAGGGCGGGATCGGCGGGCCGTGGCGGACCGACCGCGGCTGGCACGTCGTCAAGGTGGACAGCTACCGCCCCGAGGGCACGCGCCCGTTCGAGCAGGTGCGCACCTTCATCCTCCGCCAGCTCACCCAGCAGAAGCAGCAGGGCTTCTACCAGGCCGAGCTCGCGAAGGTGCGCGCCCGGGTGGGCGTCAAGACCGACTCGGCGGCCGTGCATTCGTTCCTCATCACGAAGAAGTCGGCGCGCGAGATGTTCACCGAGGCGCAGAGTGCGGGCGGTCCCGAGCAGCGCATCGCCGCCTACCAGGGCGTGGTGGACGCCTGGCCCGAGGCCGACCTCGCGCCGCAGGCCGCGTTCATGATCGGGTTCATCTACAGCGAGGAACTCAAGAACTACGACAAGGCCGAGAAGGCGTTCCGCGAGCTGCTGGCGAAGTACCCGAAGTCCGAGCTCGCGGCCTCGGCGCAGTGGATGGTGGAGCACATGCGCACCGAGGAAGCGCCGAACTTCAACCTCACGGGGGCGGACTCGACGGCCGCCGCGGCCGTCAAGGGTTCGAAATAG
- a CDS encoding bifunctional nuclease family protein, translated as MKIVEARVHGLVYDPRTQQHVVVLRELEGPRVLPIWIGPGEAMAIQRLLTQESFPRPLTHDLIALVVEGLKARVARVLIADLKEGTFFATLIIEREGGLLSIDARPSDSIAVALRTGATILVNEALLQAPPEQQEEGAETPGPGEPPAEPTAEEKAEQLRRYLEKLNPEDFGKFQM; from the coding sequence GTGAAGATCGTCGAGGCGCGGGTCCACGGACTCGTCTACGACCCCAGGACTCAGCAGCACGTCGTGGTGCTGCGCGAGCTGGAAGGCCCGCGCGTGCTGCCGATCTGGATCGGACCCGGCGAGGCGATGGCGATCCAGCGGCTCCTGACGCAGGAGTCCTTTCCCCGGCCGCTGACCCACGACCTGATCGCGCTGGTCGTCGAGGGGCTCAAGGCCCGCGTCGCGCGCGTCCTGATCGCCGATCTCAAGGAAGGCACCTTCTTCGCCACGCTCATCATCGAGCGCGAGGGCGGGCTGCTCTCGATTGACGCGCGGCCCAGCGACTCGATCGCGGTCGCGCTGCGCACCGGGGCGACCATCCTCGTCAACGAGGCGCTGCTCCAGGCGCCGCCCGAGCAGCAGGAGGAGGGCGCCGAGACGCCCGGGCCGGGCGAGCCGCCGGCCGAGCCGACCGCCGAGGAGAAGGCCGAGCAACTGCGTCGCTACCTCGAGAAGCTGAACCCGGAAGACTTCGGCAAGTTCCAGATGTGA
- a CDS encoding amino acid ABC transporter substrate-binding protein has product MLMLALAGSAPVSAAARSGAWDPREGEALLAQAPSSARTKALSAWLKGASLDPLLRLLRLDATRLGPDEGAIAEAAFRLAPRASSDLRRRLAARMQLALAESGRRTERDPADLRMLRPRQSVWRVGVLLPDRGDYAGYAVSVREALAAGIASGAPGEPFVLEEHGTGDSEPARAAAALDTAAATCGVIVGELLSEATFALAAGTRIAALPLVSPTATDEAIGTAGPQVFQVGPASQRRGEALARAVLGEKFRKVAIFTSSAVARGALVTAFAAAAESLGATIVRRDVYPPGGGDFRAFARGMRTFGADVLFWDGDTREAVTLLRQLGAEGVSVRVCGGTALAPDQFHAGEKVLLEGVTYVADDWRLAPAQQAIVDSLAAARGEHAGALWTRGFLSGRRIAAAVAAGARTPAEMSARLASRDPELRAHGFLDVSAEGATLPVWTIQRGRAVEIATP; this is encoded by the coding sequence GTGCTGATGCTCGCGCTGGCCGGCAGCGCCCCGGTGAGCGCGGCGGCGCGCAGCGGCGCGTGGGACCCGCGCGAAGGCGAGGCGCTCCTCGCCCAGGCGCCCTCGTCCGCGCGAACGAAGGCGCTGAGCGCGTGGCTCAAGGGCGCTTCGCTCGATCCGCTGCTGCGGCTGCTGCGGCTGGACGCGACGCGCCTCGGGCCCGACGAGGGCGCGATCGCCGAGGCCGCGTTCAGGCTCGCGCCGCGCGCGAGCAGCGATCTGCGCCGCCGGCTCGCGGCGCGCATGCAGCTCGCGCTCGCCGAGTCGGGCCGGCGCACCGAGCGCGACCCGGCGGACCTGCGCATGCTGCGCCCGCGCCAGTCGGTGTGGCGCGTGGGCGTGCTGCTGCCCGATCGCGGCGACTACGCCGGCTACGCGGTTTCGGTGCGCGAAGCGCTCGCGGCCGGCATCGCCTCGGGCGCCCCGGGCGAGCCGTTCGTGCTGGAGGAGCACGGCACGGGCGACTCCGAGCCGGCGCGCGCGGCCGCCGCGCTCGACACCGCCGCGGCGACCTGCGGCGTGATCGTCGGCGAGCTGCTCAGCGAGGCGACGTTCGCGCTCGCCGCCGGCACACGAATCGCCGCGCTGCCGCTGGTCTCGCCGACCGCGACCGACGAGGCGATCGGCACCGCCGGCCCGCAGGTCTTCCAGGTCGGACCCGCGAGCCAGCGCCGCGGCGAAGCGCTCGCCCGGGCGGTGCTGGGGGAGAAGTTCCGCAAGGTCGCCATCTTCACCTCGAGCGCGGTCGCCCGGGGCGCGCTCGTCACCGCGTTCGCGGCCGCCGCCGAGTCGCTCGGCGCGACCATCGTGCGCCGTGACGTCTATCCGCCGGGCGGCGGGGACTTCCGCGCGTTCGCGCGCGGCATGCGGACGTTCGGCGCCGACGTGCTCTTCTGGGACGGCGACACGCGCGAGGCCGTGACGCTGCTGCGCCAGCTCGGCGCCGAAGGCGTTTCGGTGCGCGTGTGCGGCGGGACCGCGCTCGCGCCCGACCAGTTCCACGCGGGCGAGAAGGTGCTGCTCGAAGGCGTCACCTACGTGGCCGACGACTGGCGGCTCGCGCCCGCCCAGCAGGCGATCGTGGATTCGCTCGCCGCGGCGCGCGGCGAACACGCCGGTGCGCTGTGGACCCGCGGCTTCCTGAGCGGCCGGCGGATCGCCGCGGCGGTCGCGGCCGGCGCGCGCACGCCGGCCGAGATGTCCGCCCGCCTCGCCAGCCGCGATCCGGAGCTGCGCGCGCACGGTTTTCTCGACGTGAGCGCCGAAGGCGCCACGCTGCCGGTCTGGACCATCCAGCGCGGCAGGGCCGTCGAGATCGCGACGCCGTAG
- a CDS encoding energy transducer TonB: MRHGIDGYFGEIAHFQRRLSLFGAAVSAALLLLLAVLRQPAMREMLDDSRRFGFEGPDQYVERILLELRGPEEQLGRNSMSAAPVSRRESGGRRPARAQGTVPTPRAERRGRDAGEDAFTLEARLRAMALEGPIVQSEDLVVENLVRPDYPEEARLKDIEGLVELVALVDTTGRVAQVEIIGGARHPLLEHAATTAVLQCRYRPYRSGGSLQPVWAYFRINFRLY, encoded by the coding sequence ATGCGGCACGGGATTGACGGCTACTTCGGCGAAATCGCCCATTTCCAGCGCCGGCTGAGCCTCTTCGGCGCCGCCGTCAGCGCCGCCCTGCTGCTGCTGCTCGCCGTGCTCCGGCAGCCCGCGATGCGCGAGATGCTCGACGACTCCAGGCGCTTCGGATTCGAGGGGCCGGACCAGTACGTCGAGCGCATCCTGCTCGAGCTGCGCGGTCCCGAGGAGCAACTCGGACGCAACTCGATGAGCGCCGCCCCGGTGAGCCGGCGCGAGAGCGGCGGGCGGCGTCCCGCGCGGGCTCAGGGCACGGTTCCGACGCCGCGGGCGGAGCGCCGCGGCAGGGACGCCGGCGAGGACGCCTTCACGCTCGAGGCCCGCCTGCGCGCGATGGCGCTCGAAGGCCCGATCGTCCAGTCGGAGGACCTGGTCGTCGAAAATCTCGTCCGACCGGATTACCCCGAGGAGGCGCGCCTCAAGGACATCGAGGGCCTGGTCGAGCTGGTCGCTCTGGTGGACACGACCGGGCGCGTCGCGCAGGTCGAGATCATCGGCGGCGCGCGCCATCCGCTGCTCGAGCACGCGGCGACGACCGCGGTGCTGCAGTGCCGCTACCGGCCCTACCGCTCGGGGGGGAGCCTGCAACCGGTGTGGGCGTACTTCCGGATCAACTTCCGGCTGTATTGA
- a CDS encoding N-acetylmuramoyl-L-alanine amidase has translation MHPTAAGQSRAPRPHARHGAAAAVAAGLALVTLSALAGCGVRPPAPWSGPPVPPAPPAPATRPAERPRPGYVALADSLGSVDPTVLSGRRVAIDPGHGGFFRGSLGVNGTAEADVNLGVALRLRDLLVAHGAVVLMTRESDRDFLTPADSSLRADLTERTRIANAFAPDLFVSIHHNADAGGRHDVNETQTYYKLGDEGPSYDVASDVHRALVRNLGIETQRLLPGNFFVVRTSEGAALLTEASYLTNPDVEQRLRTPAAQELEAEALYLGIARFFMRRAPAIETLEVRGDESLPADTLLGTGRPLIVARVAGTFDAARVRVDGAEAATNLQSGQVTARPAAPLAAGRHEVVVSVRLAGEGSARERRLAFSVRKDPALLAADAPWQRRWNGRGTLAARVRVTDADGLPLPGPLPLRLRALGPLAPRETTVVATDGVAWGYFRHRGRFAPGRARIAPALAPAARVPRRPRADTLGVTFARAPGGLRTGFARRMPEAAPLRDAPGTTGAWPAGDAVNRDGFVAVRADSGGAFRAPRVAGFRAWGPDTTWPPAYVAIAAGALQGRRVTLDPEGGGDDDAGSGPSGTRASAMNLEVARALAGLLEAAGAQAVLTREGDASVSELERVQVSERFRADRYLRIGHAAAAPFAGHYFSSAAGRRWGARVAGALVALGLADSLPVRESAKYALSQASATALYVSLARIDEPREEAKLLEPGRLRAEAYALFVALAADFAAADFGAPDTIEVRDAGGRPVAGALVTLGGALVVQAGPDGLARFIRTESGPIELACDDPRVNTRVLLLDSSRSHLLSGAR, from the coding sequence ATGCACCCGACCGCCGCAGGCCAGAGCCGCGCGCCACGCCCGCACGCGCGCCACGGTGCGGCCGCGGCCGTCGCCGCGGGGCTGGCGCTCGTCACCCTGAGCGCGCTCGCGGGGTGCGGCGTCCGCCCGCCCGCGCCCTGGTCGGGCCCGCCCGTGCCGCCGGCGCCGCCGGCGCCGGCGACTCGCCCGGCCGAACGACCGCGGCCCGGGTACGTCGCCCTCGCCGACTCGCTCGGCTCGGTGGACCCCACGGTCCTCTCGGGCCGGCGCGTCGCGATTGATCCGGGCCACGGCGGGTTCTTCCGCGGCTCACTCGGCGTGAACGGCACCGCCGAGGCCGACGTGAACCTCGGCGTCGCGCTGCGCCTGCGCGACCTGCTGGTGGCGCACGGGGCGGTGGTGCTGATGACGCGCGAGAGCGACCGCGACTTCCTCACCCCCGCCGACAGCTCGCTGCGCGCCGATCTTACCGAGCGGACGCGGATCGCCAACGCCTTCGCTCCCGACCTGTTCGTCTCGATCCACCACAACGCCGACGCCGGCGGCCGCCACGACGTCAACGAGACGCAGACCTACTACAAGCTCGGCGACGAAGGGCCCTCGTACGACGTCGCCAGCGACGTCCACCGCGCGCTGGTGCGCAACCTCGGCATCGAGACGCAGCGGCTCCTGCCCGGCAACTTCTTCGTGGTGCGCACGAGCGAGGGGGCGGCGCTGCTCACCGAGGCCAGCTACCTGACCAACCCGGACGTCGAGCAGCGGCTGCGCACGCCCGCCGCGCAGGAACTCGAGGCCGAGGCGCTCTACCTGGGCATCGCACGCTTCTTCATGCGCCGCGCGCCGGCGATCGAGACGCTCGAGGTGCGGGGCGACGAGTCCCTGCCCGCCGACACGCTGCTCGGCACCGGCCGGCCGCTGATCGTGGCACGGGTCGCGGGAACGTTCGACGCGGCGCGCGTGCGGGTGGACGGAGCCGAGGCGGCGACGAACCTGCAGTCCGGGCAGGTGACCGCGCGACCCGCGGCGCCGCTCGCCGCCGGCCGGCACGAGGTCGTCGTCTCCGTGCGGCTCGCGGGCGAAGGCTCGGCGCGCGAGCGGCGGCTGGCGTTCAGCGTGCGCAAGGACCCGGCCCTGCTCGCCGCGGACGCGCCCTGGCAGCGGCGCTGGAACGGCCGCGGCACGCTCGCCGCGCGCGTGCGCGTCACCGACGCCGACGGCCTGCCGCTGCCGGGCCCGCTGCCGCTGCGGCTGCGCGCCCTCGGTCCGCTCGCGCCGCGCGAGACGACCGTGGTGGCCACGGACGGGGTCGCCTGGGGTTACTTCCGGCATCGCGGCCGGTTCGCCCCCGGCCGCGCGCGCATCGCGCCGGCGCTCGCGCCCGCCGCGCGCGTCCCGCGCCGCCCGCGCGCCGACACGCTGGGCGTGACGTTCGCGCGCGCCCCCGGCGGCCTGCGCACGGGCTTCGCCCGTCGGATGCCGGAGGCCGCCCCGCTGCGCGATGCGCCCGGGACCACCGGCGCCTGGCCCGCGGGCGACGCCGTCAACCGCGACGGCTTCGTGGCCGTGCGCGCCGATTCGGGCGGCGCGTTCCGCGCCCCACGCGTGGCGGGCTTTCGCGCCTGGGGTCCCGACACGACCTGGCCACCGGCCTACGTGGCGATCGCCGCCGGCGCGCTGCAGGGCCGCCGCGTGACGCTCGACCCCGAAGGCGGCGGCGACGACGACGCGGGCTCGGGCCCCTCGGGCACGCGCGCCTCGGCGATGAACCTGGAGGTCGCGCGGGCGCTCGCCGGACTGCTCGAGGCGGCCGGTGCGCAGGCCGTGCTCACGCGTGAGGGCGACGCTTCGGTTTCCGAGCTCGAACGCGTGCAGGTGTCCGAGCGCTTCCGCGCCGATCGCTACCTGCGGATCGGCCACGCCGCGGCGGCGCCCTTCGCCGGCCACTACTTTTCGAGCGCGGCCGGCAGGCGCTGGGGCGCGCGGGTCGCCGGTGCGCTGGTGGCGCTCGGCCTCGCCGATTCGCTGCCGGTGCGCGAGAGCGCGAAGTACGCGCTCTCGCAGGCGTCGGCGACGGCGCTCTACGTGTCGCTGGCGCGGATCGACGAGCCCCGGGAGGAGGCGAAGCTGCTCGAGCCCGGGCGGCTGCGCGCCGAGGCGTACGCGTTGTTCGTCGCGCTCGCGGCGGACTTCGCGGCGGCGGACTTCGGAGCCCCCGACACGATCGAGGTGCGCGACGCCGGCGGCCGTCCGGTGGCCGGCGCGCTCGTCACCCTGGGCGGAGCGCTGGTCGTGCAGGCGGGGCCCGACGGGCTCGCACGTTTCATCCGCACGGAGAGCGGGCCGATCGAGCTGGCGTGCGACGATCCGCGCGTGAACACGCGAGTGCTTCTGCTAGACTCCTCGCGCAGTCACCTGCTCTCCGGAGCTCGCTGA
- a CDS encoding ABC transporter substrate-binding protein, translating into MKFRIGSGALAALALGAAIVAAGCAGGSKQDEIVIGVYGSLTGSDATFGQSTKSGVEVAMKQLADHQGGRIGGLKVRTVNEDDQGKAEEAATVVQKLINQDQVVSVIGEVASSRSLAAAPICQAAGVPMITPSSTNPKVTQVGDYIFRMCFLDDFQGQTMARFALENLGLKKVAILKDVKSDYSVGLAQYFTDAFTKGGGKIVGEQAYQAGDQDFSAALTAIKARNPDAIFIPGYYTEVGLIARKARELGITVPLLGGDGWESEKLLEIGGDALNGSYYSNHWALDKPDSVLQGFLDAYRAQFKSDPDAIGGLAYDAAQVLFQAMEKLAADDPKTFAALGSAKAGTPERKAALAKLRDLIAATKDFPGVTGTITLDANRDASKPAVVIEIKGGRKVYNTTIQP; encoded by the coding sequence ATGAAGTTCCGCATCGGGTCCGGGGCGCTCGCCGCGCTCGCGCTCGGCGCCGCCATCGTTGCCGCCGGCTGCGCGGGCGGTTCGAAGCAGGACGAGATCGTCATCGGCGTCTACGGATCGCTGACCGGCAGCGACGCGACCTTCGGCCAGTCCACCAAGTCCGGCGTCGAGGTGGCGATGAAGCAGCTGGCCGACCACCAGGGCGGCAGGATCGGCGGACTCAAGGTCCGGACCGTGAACGAGGACGACCAGGGCAAGGCCGAGGAAGCGGCCACGGTCGTGCAGAAGCTGATCAACCAGGACCAGGTCGTCTCGGTGATCGGCGAGGTCGCCTCCTCGCGCAGCCTCGCGGCGGCGCCGATCTGCCAGGCGGCCGGCGTGCCGATGATCACGCCGTCCTCGACCAACCCGAAGGTCACGCAGGTCGGCGACTACATCTTCCGCATGTGCTTCCTCGACGACTTCCAGGGCCAGACCATGGCGCGCTTCGCGCTCGAGAACCTGGGGCTCAAGAAGGTCGCCATCCTCAAGGACGTCAAGAGCGACTACTCGGTCGGGCTCGCGCAGTACTTCACCGACGCGTTCACCAAGGGCGGCGGCAAGATCGTCGGCGAGCAGGCCTATCAGGCCGGCGATCAGGACTTCAGCGCCGCGCTCACCGCGATCAAGGCGCGCAATCCCGACGCCATCTTCATCCCCGGCTACTACACCGAGGTCGGCCTCATCGCCCGCAAGGCGCGCGAGCTGGGCATCACCGTGCCGCTGCTCGGCGGCGACGGCTGGGAGAGCGAGAAGCTGCTGGAGATCGGCGGCGATGCGCTCAACGGCTCCTACTATTCGAACCACTGGGCGCTGGACAAGCCCGACTCGGTCCTGCAGGGCTTCCTCGACGCCTACCGCGCCCAGTTCAAGTCCGATCCCGACGCGATCGGCGGCCTCGCCTACGACGCCGCCCAGGTGCTGTTCCAGGCGATGGAGAAGCTGGCCGCCGACGATCCGAAGACGTTCGCCGCGCTCGGCTCGGCGAAGGCCGGAACGCCGGAGCGCAAGGCGGCGCTCGCGAAGCTGCGCGACCTGATCGCGGCGACGAAGGACTTCCCCGGCGTCACGGGCACCATCACCCTCGACGCCAACCGCGACGCCTCGAAGCCGGCGGTGGTGATCGAGATCAAGGGCGGCAGGAAGGTCTACAACACCACCATTCAGCCGTAG